In Blattabacterium cuenoti, the following proteins share a genomic window:
- a CDS encoding urease subunit gamma gives MHLTSYEKEKILLHMAGELAKKRLKRGLKLNYPESLALITNYVMEGAREGKTVKNLMKEAANILKNEQVMDGVHEMLNNVQVEATFPDGTKLVTIHNPIKKKGTSNVIPGQYDLLKEEIVLLSGRSRIKRVVSNSGNRPIQIGSHFHFYETNPALIFDREGTRGYKLDLPSGRSIRFEPGETKEVILVEIGGNKKIYGFSGKENTKI, from the coding sequence ATGCATTTAACTTCTTATGAAAAGGAAAAAATTCTTCTGCATATGGCTGGAGAATTGGCAAAAAAACGTTTAAAAAGAGGATTAAAACTAAATTATCCTGAGTCTTTGGCATTGATCACCAATTATGTAATGGAAGGAGCTCGTGAAGGAAAAACAGTAAAAAATCTTATGAAAGAAGCTGCAAATATCCTTAAAAATGAGCAAGTTATGGATGGAGTTCATGAAATGCTTAATAATGTTCAAGTAGAAGCTACTTTTCCTGATGGTACAAAGTTAGTAACAATACACAATCCTATTAAAAAAAAAGGAACTTCCAATGTTATTCCAGGACAATATGATCTTCTTAAAGAAGAAATTGTTTTACTATCTGGAAGATCTCGTATAAAAAGAGTAGTTTCTAATTCTGGAAATCGTCCTATACAAATAGGTTCTCATTTTCATTTTTACGAAACAAACCCAGCTCTTATTTTTGATAGAGAAGGAACTAGGGGTTATAAGTTAGATTTACCTTCTGGAAGGTCCATTAGATTTGAACCAGGAGAAACAAAAGAAGTAATTTTAGTGGAAATAGGAGGAAATAAAAAAATTTATGGTTTTTCAGGAAAAGAAAATACGAAAATATGA
- the thrA gene encoding bifunctional aspartate kinase/homoserine dehydrogenase I yields the protein MQVLKFGGSSVAHSNAIKRICSLLEKKPKGKYAIVVSALGNITDQLIQCGKLASERRNSYKDILEEIEIRHINIIRELFPITYQSHLISWIKKNVNDLESLCDGIFQVEELSKRSLDKIMSFGELSSSYLIAEKLKQSGLDAVCKDSRDLIITDSQFGCAQVDFITSNHNIIQFFREKISEYIVLPGFIGATLENETTTLGRGGSDYTAAILAAAISASLLEIWTDVSGMMTANPKIVNQAFPIKEISYEEAMELSHFGAKVIYPPTIQPAMKKHIPIQIKNTFYPMDTGTLIYISKNTNISQPVTGISGIQNMALLTLEGSGMIGNPGYSKRLFDALSREKINVIFITQSSSEHSITTGINEMDVIKAKTVIDSEFSQEIHQRRIDPLRIEKDLCIIAVVGDNMKNLHGTSGKMFSSLGRNSINVRAIAQGSTEKNISAVIRKTDFKKALNTLHEAFFESPPKQINLFICGVGKVGSKLLEQIDQQQNYLLEELKLQVRVIGLANSRKMYFHNHGINLGEWNKYLNEKGEKMNIYSFMEKVWKFNLRNSLFVDNTASEEMAMTYEKFLKNGIGVITCNKIACSSDYEHYKKLKTLSRHFKAPFLFETNVGASLPVISTLNDLINSGDKINKIEAVLSGSLNFIFNCFTGKKSFLEVVKEAQLKGYTEPDPRIDLSGLDVMRKIVILARECGAPLELSDIHKKSFLPETCLKSSSIDSFYQELHKYKDYFFDIRNEAEKLKKRLRFIARYENGIAFVGLESVQQNHPFFQLEGKDNMVLYNTYRYAEQPLIIRGAGAGAEVTASGVFSDIIKATK from the coding sequence ATGCAAGTTTTAAAATTTGGAGGAAGTTCCGTAGCTCATTCTAATGCAATAAAACGTATTTGTTCTTTATTAGAAAAAAAACCAAAAGGAAAATATGCAATTGTTGTTTCTGCATTAGGAAATATTACGGATCAACTTATACAATGTGGTAAATTAGCTTCTGAAAGAAGAAATAGTTACAAAGATATATTAGAAGAAATAGAAATTCGTCATATTAATATTATTAGAGAACTGTTTCCGATTACTTATCAAAGTCATTTAATTAGTTGGATAAAAAAAAATGTCAATGATTTAGAAAGTTTATGTGATGGAATTTTTCAAGTAGAAGAATTATCAAAACGTTCTTTGGATAAAATTATGAGTTTTGGAGAACTTAGTTCTTCTTATCTCATAGCAGAAAAATTAAAACAATCTGGACTAGACGCTGTCTGCAAAGACAGCAGAGATTTAATCATTACAGATTCTCAATTTGGATGTGCTCAAGTGGATTTCATTACAAGTAATCACAATATTATTCAATTTTTTCGTGAAAAAATATCAGAATATATTGTTTTACCCGGTTTTATAGGGGCTACATTAGAAAACGAAACAACTACTTTGGGAAGAGGGGGGTCTGATTATACTGCAGCTATTTTAGCCGCTGCTATATCTGCAAGTCTACTTGAAATATGGACAGATGTAAGTGGGATGATGACAGCTAATCCGAAAATAGTAAATCAAGCTTTTCCCATTAAAGAAATTTCTTATGAAGAAGCTATGGAATTATCTCATTTTGGAGCAAAAGTAATTTATCCTCCTACAATACAACCTGCTATGAAAAAACACATCCCCATACAAATTAAAAATACTTTTTATCCTATGGACACAGGTACTTTAATTTATATTAGTAAAAATACAAATATTAGTCAACCTGTTACCGGAATATCTGGAATTCAGAATATGGCTCTTCTTACTCTTGAGGGGAGTGGAATGATAGGAAATCCTGGATATTCTAAACGTTTATTTGATGCTCTATCACGTGAAAAAATAAATGTAATTTTTATAACTCAAAGTTCTTCAGAACATTCTATTACTACTGGAATTAATGAAATGGATGTTATAAAAGCAAAAACAGTTATAGATAGTGAATTTTCTCAAGAAATACATCAAAGACGTATAGATCCATTAAGAATAGAAAAAGATCTTTGCATAATTGCAGTAGTGGGAGATAATATGAAAAATCTTCATGGAACTAGCGGTAAAATGTTTTCTTCTTTGGGTAGAAATAGTATTAATGTTAGAGCTATTGCACAAGGATCTACTGAAAAAAATATATCAGCTGTTATTAGAAAAACTGATTTTAAAAAAGCATTGAATACTTTACATGAAGCATTTTTCGAAAGTCCTCCAAAACAAATTAATCTTTTTATTTGTGGCGTTGGAAAAGTAGGTAGCAAGTTACTTGAACAAATAGATCAACAACAAAATTATTTATTAGAAGAATTAAAACTTCAAGTAAGAGTAATAGGATTGGCTAATAGTAGAAAAATGTATTTCCATAATCATGGAATAAATTTAGGTGAATGGAATAAATATCTTAATGAAAAAGGAGAAAAAATGAATATATATTCATTTATGGAAAAAGTTTGGAAATTTAATTTAAGAAATAGTTTATTTGTTGATAATACAGCTAGTGAAGAAATGGCTATGACTTACGAAAAATTCTTGAAAAATGGAATAGGGGTCATTACCTGTAATAAGATAGCTTGTTCTTCTGATTATGAACATTACAAAAAATTAAAGACTTTATCTAGACATTTTAAAGCTCCTTTTTTATTTGAAACTAATGTAGGAGCAAGTCTTCCAGTTATTAGTACATTAAATGACCTTATAAATAGTGGAGATAAAATAAATAAAATTGAAGCAGTATTATCAGGAAGTTTGAATTTTATATTCAATTGTTTTACGGGAAAAAAATCTTTTTTAGAAGTTGTAAAAGAAGCTCAATTAAAAGGATATACAGAACCAGATCCTCGTATTGATCTAAGTGGATTAGATGTTATGAGGAAGATTGTTATTTTAGCAAGAGAATGTGGGGCCCCATTAGAATTAAGTGATATACATAAAAAATCATTTCTTCCTGAAACTTGTTTAAAGTCGAGTTCAATAGATAGTTTTTATCAAGAATTACATAAGTATAAAGATTACTTTTTTGATATTAGAAATGAAGCAGAAAAATTAAAAAAACGTTTACGTTTTATCGCACGTTATGAAAATGGGATAGCTTTTGTTGGATTGGAATCTGTTCAGCAAAATCATCCATTTTTTCAATTAGAAGGAAAAGATAATATGGTCTTATATAATACATATCGTTACGCTGAACAACCTCTTATCATAAGAGGTGCTGGAGCTGGAGCAGAAGTTACTGCATCAGGAGTTTTTTCTGATATTATTAAAGCTACTAAATAA
- a CDS encoding homoserine kinase, producing MKGVKILAPATVANLACGFDVIGLSLGIPEDEIFLYKSNTPGIRINKIRGASLPTDPKKNVAFVALQFLLKKYQQRENFQEKKIGFEIELIKNIHPGSGIGSSAASAAGVVFGANILLGNPFSKKQLIRFAMEGERIASGSAHADNVAPAIMGGVTLVRSYKPLDITNLHVPRELWVSIIHPQIEIKTSDARDILKQKVLMTDAIHQWGNVGALVAGLYQEDYALISRSLEDVIVEPIRATLIPAFYELKIKCKEIGALGGGISGSGPSVFMLSKGNYTAKKVTEEMNRVYSPLKVDYKTYTSPINQKGVKWFKII from the coding sequence ATGAAGGGGGTTAAAATACTTGCACCAGCTACCGTAGCTAATCTAGCTTGTGGATTTGATGTAATTGGATTGTCTTTAGGTATTCCAGAAGATGAAATTTTTTTATATAAATCTAATACCCCAGGAATACGTATTAATAAAATACGTGGGGCATCTCTACCTACCGATCCAAAAAAAAATGTAGCTTTTGTTGCTTTGCAATTTTTATTAAAAAAATATCAACAAAGAGAAAATTTTCAAGAAAAAAAAATAGGATTTGAAATAGAATTAATTAAAAATATCCATCCTGGAAGTGGGATAGGATCTAGTGCTGCTAGTGCAGCTGGAGTTGTTTTTGGAGCTAATATTCTTTTAGGTAATCCTTTTAGTAAAAAGCAACTTATACGGTTTGCTATGGAGGGAGAACGAATAGCAAGTGGATCAGCTCATGCTGATAATGTTGCTCCTGCTATAATGGGGGGAGTAACTTTAGTAAGAAGTTATAAACCTTTAGATATTACTAATCTTCATGTTCCTAGAGAATTATGGGTTAGTATCATTCATCCTCAAATAGAGATAAAAACATCAGATGCTAGAGATATTTTGAAACAGAAAGTATTAATGACAGATGCCATTCATCAATGGGGTAATGTAGGAGCATTGGTTGCTGGATTATATCAAGAAGATTATGCTTTAATTAGTAGATCCTTAGAAGATGTAATTGTAGAACCGATAAGAGCTACACTTATTCCAGCATTTTATGAATTAAAAATAAAATGTAAAGAAATAGGAGCATTAGGTGGAGGTATTTCTGGATCTGGTCCATCTGTATTTATGTTAAGTAAAGGAAATTATACTGCAAAAAAAGTAACAGAAGAAATGAATCGTGTTTATTCTCCATTAAAAGTAGATTATAAAACTTATACCTCTCCTATTAACCAAAAAGGGGTGAAATGGTTTAAAATTATTTAA
- the thrC gene encoding threonine synthase, with amino-acid sequence MLYRSLTNDKNLISFEEAVLKGLSPDGSLYVPKRIPILDDQFIKNLPKLQISEICKYIIKPYIGKSIPDSFISNIINDTLSFPFPLKKIHDNIYVLELFHGPTLAFKDVGVRFMAECLSFFYKKIKKKITILVATSGDTGAAVAHGFYKKPGIEVIILYPYNGISSLQKKQITSLGENIFSLEIKGNFDNCQNIVKKSFLDKEIRKKYVLTSANSINVARWLPQMFYYFLAYKTIENPVELIFSVPSGNFGNICAGLMSEKMGLPIKFFIAPTNINDTIPRFLKYEKYQPLPVKKTISNAMDISNPNNFPRIWNYLYKENILQLKKKLFSYRFTDKETLYIIEKVWKKYKYILDPHGAVGYLGIKKYFKKMNYKSSLKAIFLETAHPIKFLDHMPLILRDEIIVPSNLGVFLKEKRKEKILSMSNDFNNFKSWLLERI; translated from the coding sequence ATGTTATATCGTAGTTTAACAAATGATAAGAATTTAATTTCTTTTGAAGAAGCTGTATTAAAAGGATTATCTCCAGATGGAAGTTTATACGTTCCAAAACGTATTCCTATATTAGATGATCAATTTATTAAAAATCTACCAAAACTTCAGATTTCTGAAATTTGTAAGTATATTATAAAACCTTATATAGGAAAATCTATTCCAGATTCATTTATTTCTAATATTATCAATGATACTTTATCTTTTCCTTTTCCATTAAAAAAAATACATGATAACATTTATGTATTAGAACTTTTTCATGGTCCTACTCTAGCTTTTAAAGATGTAGGAGTAAGATTTATGGCGGAATGTTTGAGTTTTTTCTATAAAAAAATAAAAAAAAAAATAACCATCTTGGTAGCTACTTCTGGTGATACGGGTGCTGCTGTAGCTCATGGGTTTTATAAAAAACCTGGAATAGAAGTGATTATTTTATATCCATATAATGGAATTAGTTCATTACAAAAAAAACAAATTACTTCTTTGGGGGAAAATATATTTTCTTTGGAGATAAAAGGAAATTTTGATAATTGTCAAAACATTGTTAAAAAGTCTTTTTTAGATAAAGAAATACGAAAAAAATATGTGTTAACTTCTGCTAATTCTATAAACGTAGCAAGATGGCTCCCTCAAATGTTTTATTATTTTTTAGCTTATAAGACAATAGAAAATCCTGTAGAACTAATTTTTTCAGTTCCTAGTGGAAATTTTGGAAATATTTGTGCAGGTCTGATGTCAGAAAAAATGGGGTTACCTATAAAATTTTTTATTGCCCCAACAAATATAAATGACACTATTCCTAGATTTTTGAAATATGAAAAATATCAACCGCTTCCTGTAAAGAAAACTATATCAAATGCTATGGATATATCTAATCCAAATAATTTTCCTAGAATATGGAATTATTTATATAAAGAAAATATTTTACAACTAAAGAAAAAACTATTTTCGTATCGATTCACAGACAAAGAGACTCTCTATATTATAGAAAAAGTATGGAAAAAATATAAATATATATTAGATCCACATGGTGCAGTAGGATATTTAGGAATAAAGAAATATTTTAAAAAAATGAATTATAAATCTTCATTAAAAGCTATTTTTTTAGAAACAGCTCATCCTATTAAATTCTTAGATCATATGCCACTAATTTTACGAGATGAAATTATAGTTCCTAGTAACTTAGGAGTTTTCTTAAAAGAAAAAAGAAAAGAAAAAATTTTATCTATGTCCAATGATTTTAATAATTTTAAAAGTTGGTTATTAGAAAGAATATAA
- a CDS encoding thymidylate synthase, with translation MKQYLNLLKNVLKNGIKRKDRTGVGTISLFGYQMRFDLRKGFPLLTTKKLNIRYIIHELLWFLKGKTNIQYLKNNNVSIWNHWADEKGDLGPIYGLQWRRWPDYNGKNSIDQITNVIEEIKLNPNSRRLIVSSWNVGMIKDMALPPCHVLFQFYVSDNGRKLSLLLYQRSADIFIGLPFNIASYALLLMMLSRVLNLKEKELIHTIGDAHIYINHIEQVKLQLKRKPKKLPEIIINPSVKNIFEFSFKDFNLKNYDPFPHIKGDVAI, from the coding sequence ATGAAACAATACTTAAATCTATTAAAAAATGTATTAAAAAATGGAATCAAAAGAAAAGACCGTACCGGTGTAGGGACTATAAGTTTATTTGGTTATCAAATGAGATTTGATTTAAGAAAAGGGTTTCCTCTTTTAACTACTAAAAAGTTAAACATACGATATATTATTCATGAATTACTATGGTTTTTAAAAGGAAAAACTAATATACAATACTTAAAAAATAATAATGTTTCTATTTGGAATCATTGGGCTGATGAAAAAGGAGATCTTGGCCCAATATATGGATTACAATGGAGAAGGTGGCCAGATTATAATGGTAAAAATTCTATAGATCAGATAACAAATGTTATAGAGGAAATAAAATTGAATCCAAATTCAAGAAGGTTAATAGTATCTTCTTGGAATGTTGGGATGATTAAAGATATGGCATTACCTCCTTGTCATGTACTTTTTCAATTTTACGTATCTGATAATGGAAGAAAACTATCACTACTTTTATATCAAAGAAGCGCAGATATTTTTATAGGACTACCTTTTAACATAGCATCTTATGCTTTATTACTTATGATGTTATCCAGAGTTTTAAATTTAAAAGAAAAAGAATTAATTCATACAATAGGTGATGCCCATATATATATAAACCATATAGAACAAGTTAAATTACAATTAAAAAGAAAACCAAAAAAACTTCCAGAAATTATTATTAATCCATCTGTAAAAAATATTTTTGAATTTTCTTTTAAAGATTTTAATTTGAAAAATTATGATCCCTTTCCTCATATTAAGGGAGATGTAGCTATTTAA